The following are from one region of the Aspergillus luchuensis IFO 4308 DNA, chromosome 4, nearly complete sequence genome:
- a CDS encoding zinc-binding alcohol dehydrogenase family protein (COG:C;~EggNog:ENOG410PYST;~InterPro:IPR013154,IPR013149,IPR036291,IPR014182, IPR011032,IPR020843;~PFAM:PF00107,PF08240,PF13602;~go_function: GO:0008270 - zinc ion binding [Evidence IEA];~go_function: GO:0016491 - oxidoreductase activity [Evidence IEA];~go_process: GO:0055114 - oxidation-reduction process [Evidence IEA]) produces MKAIGVENYGPIDRLEAREVPKPTDLQPRDLLVRIKGVAVNPVDTKVRNGTYDDYPDYYDRVPRPFQITGYDASGIIEAVGSQCSIFSVGDEVYYSGSPIRQGSNAEYQLVDERSVGHKPKRLDFVESAAMPLTYITAYEALVERLAIEKGEKAALLIINGAGGVGAMATQIARVVLDLPVVITTASRPETIQFTKDMGATHVVNHRDDVVDQIEKLNLDVPVKYIFITHSTDQYMETCARVCAPFGKVCSIVQGQAKMYGTEFMSKSLTFVWCLLGTKPYHKVDVESHHRILEELTDLIDASKIKCHITKRLRLTLDGVKNGHELLQSGGSIGKVGLGVDEPGPGEIFT; encoded by the exons ATGAAGGCAATTGGCGTCGAGAACTACGGTCCTATTGACCGTCTCGAAGCTCGGGAAGTCCCGAAGCCGACAGATCTCCAGCCGCGGGATCTTCTAGTTCG AATTAAAGGTGTTGCTGTGAACCCGGTGGATACGAAAGTACGGAATGGTACATATGATGACTATCCTG ACTACTACGACCGCGTTCCTCGACCATTCCAGATCACCGGCTACGATGCTTCAGGCATTATCGAAGCCGTTGGATCACAATGCTCGATCTTCAGTGTTGGCGATGAGGTCTACTACTCGGGAAGCCCTATCAGACAGGGATCAAATGCCGAGTATCAACTAGTAGATGAGAGGAGTGTTGGTCACAAGCCGAAAAGACTCGATTTCGTGGAGTCGGCTGCCATGCCGTTGACGTATATTACAGCATATGAGGCTCTCGTCGAAAGACTGGCGATAGAAAAGGGCGAAAAAGCAGCTCTCCTCATTATTAACGGTGCCGGCGGCGTGGGTGCTATGGCTACCCAGATTGCGCGTGTTGTGTTGGATCTTCCTGTGGTCATCACGACAGCATCACGCCCGGAGACAATCCAGTTTACGAAAGATATGGGTGCGACTCATGTCGTGAACCACAGAGACGACGTTGTTGATCAGATTGAGAAACTCAACCTCGATGTACCTGTGAA GTATATCTTCATCACTCACTCCACAGACCAGTACATGGAGACGTGCGCTCGGGTCTGCGCGCCGTTTGGAAAGGTCTGTTCGATCGTCCAAGGTCAAGCTAAGATGTATGGAACGGAGTTCATGTCGAAGTCGTTGACGTTTGTCTGGTGTCTGCTTGGAACCAAGCCGTATCATAAGGTGGATGTCGAATCACACCATCGCATACTGGAAGAGCTTACAGACTTGATTGATGCGAGCAAGATCAAGTGCCATATCACGAAGCGACTGAGGTTGACGCTTGACGGTGTGAAAAATGGACATGAGCTATTGCAGTCTGGTGGGAGTATAGGCAAAGTCGGGTTAGGTGTAGATGAGCCTGGACCTGGAGAGATCTTCACATAG
- a CDS encoding uncharacterized protein (COG:S;~EggNog:ENOG410Q1MW), with protein sequence MRDMSSKFIEILDPNDTRPRMSDCDVRLEDVLADHEALVTRPRSSTQSSSKPSLDNRLDRDSPTSPTQRWKRLSTILVPARRGSA encoded by the coding sequence ATGCGCGATATGTCGTCCAAATTCATCGAGATTCTCGACCCCAATGATACTCGGCCGCGCATGTCTGATTGCGATGTCCGGCTCGAGGATGTCCTAGCCGACCATGAAGCGCTTGTCACTAGGCCCCGATCCTCCACTCAATCCTCTTCTAAGCCGAGTCTAGACAACCGTCTAGATCGCGATTCACCCACTTCACCCACACAGCGCTGGAAGCGTCTTAGCACCATCCTCGTCCCAGCCAGAAGAGGCTCAGCATGA
- a CDS encoding uncharacterized protein (TransMembrane:1 (i21-39o)), with protein sequence MRSMGRVLQSYPVALDVRKRYWLCSTTLTIVVVGFGVIAKGADVSSSIVAEAVHTNRGDDGRSAYQMDTALRRSMCNATSPSISEVINRMIMEKNGACIGQV encoded by the coding sequence ATGCGATCCATGGGTCGTGTTCTGCAGAGCTATCCAGTGGCTCTAGATGTAAGGAAGAGATACTGGTTGTGCTCAACCACTCTAACCATTGTTGTGGTGGGGTTTGGAGTCATCGCAAAGGGAGCTGATGTGTCCAGCTCCATCGTTGCAGAGGCTGTCCATACAAATCGCGGGGATGACGGCAGATCGGCTTATCAAATGGATACGGCCCTCAGACGATCCATGTGCAACGCAACGAGCCCATCGATCAGCGAGGTTATAAATAGAATGATAATGGAGAAGAATGGAGCGTGTATTGGACAAGTCTAG
- a CDS encoding uncharacterized protein (COG:S;~EggNog:ENOG410PN0A), whose amino-acid sequence MPTKRARKNPSVAQKPPSPPLSEKNAIIAQDIPEEEEAKRESAPRDESYTPELFDEDEEMPEETENTIDPDTGKAAKRTADYALGGGGYNALKSYKGQMYSGMAVGGSHTWTYDQGTWKETKEEPDLWRIDYQTNKRRARKAPTGSGAPVGTEYHWLIVGYQHVKKIDANTYETHLTGSKYKLAYKSASSNSWSVPTVKKQRDREVELLDDAKQRVQGLPPVLASEKVKVEKREKGQQSLESMFGKAAGVKRKANEND is encoded by the exons ATGCCTACTAAACGTGCCAGGAAAAATCCATCGGTGGCACAGAAGCCGCCATCGCCTCCTCTGTCCGAGAAGAATGCCATCATCGCGCAAGACAtcccagaggaagaggaagcaaaGCGAGAATCAGCTCCTCGAGATGAGTCGTACACACCTGAGCTcttcgatgaagatgaagagatgccCGAAGAAACGGAGAATACCATCGATCCCGACACTGGAAAAGCAGCCAAAAGAACGGCCGACTACGCActaggagggggagggtaCAACGCACTCAAGTCGTACAAAGGACAGATGTACTCCGGAATGGCTGTTGGAGGTTCACACACCTGGACATACGACCAAGGAACGTGGAAGGAAACCAAGGAAGAACCCGATCTTTGGAGAATTGACTACCAGACGAACAAAAGACGGGCGAGGAAAGCGCCTACAGGGAGTGGTGCGCCTGTGGGAACCGAGTATCACTGGCTGATTGTAGGCTATCAG CATGTCAAGAAGATCGATGCCAACACGTACGAGACGCACCTCACGGGCTCAAAGTATAAACTGGCGTACAAGTCCGCGTCATCGAACTCTTGGTCGGTGCCGACCGTCAAGAAGCAACGGGACCGGGAAGTGGAATTGCTGGATGATGCTAAACAGCGCGTCCAGGGACTGCCGCCCGTGCTGGCATCAGAGAAGGTTAAGGTTGAGAAACGCGAAAAGGGTCAACAAAGCCTCGAAAGCATGTTTGGAAAGGCTGCGGGCGTGAAACGAAAAGCGAATGAAAATGACTGA
- a CDS encoding alpha-ketoglutarate-dependent dioxygenase AlkB family protein (COG:L;~EggNog:ENOG410PKBW;~InterPro:IPR027450,IPR032852,IPR005123;~PFAM:PF13532;~go_function: GO:0016491 - oxidoreductase activity [Evidence IEA];~go_process: GO:0006281 - DNA repair [Evidence IEA];~go_process: GO:0055114 - oxidation-reduction process [Evidence IEA]): MSKRISTFFQPLPSKKKLKPDATTTAESSSSSSSSSTTTTTVPPKSSTYTHHPSYPIPIRDPPSTIATSLLSNPAPRAPKSITNHPHLDLLYFQPFLPAPLARDLFEFLRNELPFYRVRYNIRRGGTETSINTPRYTTVFGVDDTSTFTTAKNSESVSTNFKNPDTKAQEDTTTSHNLLDSPQQLPPANSPILVDSKTRTETKSRYRCRPRPIPPCLDILRQAVEKATDDGTRYNFVLVNYYATGDDSISYHSDDERFLGQNPTIASLSLGAGRDFLLKHKPGGGSTTDADRAIANAAAKPLKFPLKSGDMLIMRSETQANWLHSVPKRKGLQGSAGALGRINITFRRAVVPGGTENYYRYNVGDGVVYRWKDEEGKMVATTE, from the coding sequence ATGTCCAAACGCATCAGCACCTTCTTCCAACCTCTTccgtcgaagaagaaactcAAACCGGATGCAACTACGACAGcagaatcatcatcatcatcatcatcatcatcaacaacaacaacgacagTCCCACCAAAATCATCCACATACACCCATCACCCAAGCTATCCCATCCCGATCCGCGACCCGCCCAGCACCATCGCCACGTCTCTCCTCTCTAATCCAGCACCTCGAGCCCCCAAATCCATAACCAACCACCCGCACCTGGATCTCCTCTACTTCCAACCCTTTCTCCCCGCCCCACTAGCCCGAGACCTATTCGAATTCCTGCGGAATGAACTCCCCTTTTACCGCGTCCGATATAATATCCGGCGCGGCGGAACAGAAACTTCCATCAACACGCCAAGATACACGACTGTCTTCGGGGTAGATGATACATCGACATTCACTACTGCAAAAAACTCGGAATCTGTTTCTACCAATTTCAAAAATCCTGACACGAAAGCCCAAGAAGACACCACAACAAGCCACAATCTACTAGACTCCCCTCAGCAACTACCACCCGCCAACTCACCAATATTGGTCGACAGTAAAACACGCACCGAAACCAAATCCAGATATCGATGCAGGCCTCGACCCATCCCGCCGTGTCTGGACATTCTGCGCCAAGCAGTGGAGAAGGCCACGGACGATGGGACAAGATATAATTTCGTCCTGGTGAATTACTACGCCACAGGGGACGATAGTATCTCGTACCATTCGGATGATGAGCGGTTTCTAGGCCAGAATCCCACCATTGCGTCCTTATCGCTTGGCGCGGGGAGAGATTTCCTGTTGAAGCATAAACcaggtggtggtagtactaCTGATGCTGATCGTGCGATTGCAAATGCAGCTGCGAAACCGCTCAAGTTTCCCCTCAAGTCCGGCGACATGCTGATTATGAGGAGCGAGACTCAGGCAAATTGGCTGCACAGTGTGCCGAAGCGCAAGGGGTTGCAGGGAAGTGCTGGTGCTTTGGGCCGGATTAATATCACGTTTCGGAGAGCGGTGGTGCCTGGCGGCACGGAGAATTATTATCGATATAATGTGGGGGATGGAGTGGTGTATCgctggaaggatgaggaggggaaaatgGTGGCTACTACTGAATAG